Proteins co-encoded in one Accipiter gentilis chromosome 5, bAccGen1.1, whole genome shotgun sequence genomic window:
- the SF3B5 gene encoding splicing factor 3B subunit 5, producing MTDRYTIHSQLEHLQSKYIGTGHADTTKWEWLVNQHRDSYCSYMGHFDLLNYFAIAENESKARVRFNLMEKMLQPCGPPADKPDES from the coding sequence ATGACGGACCGCTACACCATCCACAGCCAGCTGGAACACCTGCAGTCCAAGTACATCGGGACGGGCCACGCCGACACCACCAAGTGGGAGTGGCTGGTGAACCAGCACCGGGACTCGTACTGCTCCTACATGGGCCACTTCGACCTGCTCAACTACTTCGCCATCGCCGAGAACGAGAGCAAGGCGCGCGTCCGCTTCAACCTCATGGAGAAGATGCTGCAGCCCTGCGGGCCGCCCGCCGACAAGCCCGACGAGTCCTag